From Pyramidobacter piscolens W5455, the proteins below share one genomic window:
- a CDS encoding PASTA domain-containing protein, whose product MGRTFRAALLLVLLCIIGSAAFISYKVFFSNPARSIPLLKGSSVIEAVQTLERMGIKARVEEEDSALPRGTVIGQWPETGVKLRADKAAILKVSRGSEKLPLPDLRGLTEKQAVARLEEAGFVLGEVQKINHERPAGVVVAQNPAAPVSISQSREVGLLISLGPAAASGTVIVPDLVQRDEKTAESLARESSLRPRLERVYDNSSPQGMVVSMNPAAGQRVPRGADVYLRVASWDRKLAPQNDDEKSGSGAKGAVEDPGVEPDTAAAQNRKGDDVVAQTAQDDKKQPPSETKKKVASIRYQAPPVSNQTLVIELIDKEGEHTLVNRKAKAGEYIKINAPYVGEAVVTIYLGGNFVWQDRYN is encoded by the coding sequence ATGGGCAGAACCTTTCGAGCGGCATTGTTGCTGGTGCTGCTGTGCATCATCGGCAGCGCGGCCTTCATCAGTTATAAAGTTTTCTTCTCCAATCCCGCCCGTTCGATCCCGCTGCTGAAAGGCAGCTCGGTCATCGAAGCCGTGCAGACGCTGGAGCGCATGGGCATCAAAGCCCGCGTCGAGGAAGAGGATTCGGCGCTTCCCCGCGGCACCGTCATTGGCCAGTGGCCGGAGACGGGCGTCAAACTCCGCGCCGACAAAGCGGCGATCCTCAAAGTCAGCCGCGGTTCCGAAAAACTCCCGTTGCCCGATCTGCGCGGTCTGACGGAGAAGCAGGCCGTGGCGCGTCTCGAGGAGGCGGGCTTCGTCCTCGGCGAAGTGCAGAAGATCAATCACGAGCGCCCCGCCGGCGTCGTCGTCGCCCAGAATCCCGCGGCGCCCGTGTCCATTTCCCAGAGCCGCGAAGTCGGCCTGCTGATCAGCCTCGGCCCGGCGGCCGCTTCCGGCACGGTGATCGTCCCCGATCTCGTCCAGCGTGACGAGAAGACGGCCGAGAGCTTGGCGCGCGAAAGCTCGCTGCGTCCTCGCCTGGAACGCGTTTACGACAACAGCTCGCCGCAGGGCATGGTCGTCTCCATGAATCCCGCTGCCGGCCAGCGCGTGCCCCGCGGCGCCGACGTTTATCTGCGCGTCGCCAGCTGGGACCGCAAACTGGCGCCGCAAAACGACGACGAGAAGAGCGGCAGCGGCGCGAAAGGAGCCGTTGAAGATCCCGGCGTCGAGCCGGACACGGCGGCCGCCCAGAACCGAAAGGGTGACGACGTCGTCGCGCAGACGGCGCAAGACGACAAGAAGCAGCCGCCCTCCGAAACAAAGAAAAAAGTCGCTTCGATCCGTTATCAGGCGCCGCCCGTGAGCAATCAGACGCTGGTCATCGAGCTGATCGACAAAGAAGGCGAACACACGCTCGTAAACCGCAAGGCCAAGGCCGGCGAGTACATCAAGATCAACGCTCCCTACGTGGGCGAAGCCGTCGTCACCATTTATCTGGGAGGCAATTTCGTATGGCAGGATCGCTACAATTGA
- a CDS encoding RsmB/NOP family class I SAM-dependent RNA methyltransferase, producing the protein MDEKKLPLMRGVEAAMYLWRQVDKGGIVSESLRTLGDRVSPPDRTLAASLAYALVRRLSLWEHLREKFLLPRPEKFSQSVRAAVLMGAAGLTELEKFAPAVLISSLIEWTKTRDPRGARVVNAVLRRVLEEGPAELQRLRDDDSLDSLCLLSGVPSWVGERWRRDYGPAVGRRLVEQNAGGSSLSLRLSPDAPRDLPQLLEAAGQTVEESPLPDGLRLAGTALPSALPGYREGWFTPQSESSILVGTEAADFEGARLLDMCAGRGVKTGQIAQLRPDIAVEAWDLSKGRVAAGVREMERLKLSGRVVMRAGSALELEPLGAPDAILVDAPCSGSGTWRRHPEGKWRLSPENLEELTELQYRLLCRAFSLVKKGGKVVYSTCSLLAAENEEVVEKALRAFPEISERPLSADFGGIACGRGGVLTPENPWTDGFYLAAFSK; encoded by the coding sequence ATGGACGAAAAAAAGTTGCCGCTCATGCGCGGGGTTGAAGCGGCTATGTACCTCTGGCGCCAGGTGGATAAAGGCGGCATCGTCAGCGAGTCGCTGCGGACTTTGGGCGATCGCGTTTCGCCGCCGGACCGCACGTTGGCGGCGTCGCTGGCTTACGCGCTCGTGCGCCGGCTTTCGCTGTGGGAGCATCTGCGCGAAAAGTTCCTGCTGCCGCGCCCGGAAAAATTTTCCCAGTCGGTGCGGGCGGCGGTGTTGATGGGCGCGGCCGGACTGACGGAACTGGAGAAGTTCGCGCCCGCTGTGCTGATCTCGTCGTTGATCGAATGGACGAAAACGCGCGATCCGCGCGGCGCCCGCGTGGTGAATGCCGTGCTGCGCCGCGTGCTGGAAGAAGGTCCGGCGGAGCTGCAGCGCCTGCGGGACGACGACAGTTTGGATTCTCTGTGCCTGCTCAGCGGCGTGCCGTCCTGGGTAGGCGAACGCTGGCGCCGCGATTACGGCCCGGCTGTCGGGCGCCGGCTCGTCGAACAGAACGCCGGCGGCAGCTCGCTTTCGCTGCGCCTGTCGCCGGACGCTCCGCGGGATCTGCCCCAGCTGCTCGAAGCGGCGGGACAAACCGTGGAGGAGTCGCCTCTGCCGGATGGGTTGCGTCTGGCCGGCACCGCGCTGCCGAGCGCGTTGCCGGGATACCGCGAGGGCTGGTTCACCCCCCAGAGCGAGTCCTCGATCCTTGTCGGCACGGAAGCGGCCGATTTCGAGGGGGCGCGCCTGCTCGACATGTGCGCCGGGCGCGGCGTCAAGACCGGCCAGATCGCCCAGCTCCGTCCCGACATCGCGGTCGAAGCGTGGGATCTCTCCAAAGGGCGCGTCGCCGCCGGCGTCCGCGAGATGGAACGCCTGAAACTGAGCGGCCGAGTCGTCATGCGTGCGGGCAGCGCCCTGGAACTGGAACCGCTGGGCGCCCCCGACGCGATCCTCGTCGATGCGCCCTGTTCGGGCAGCGGCACGTGGCGCCGCCATCCCGAAGGCAAATGGCGCCTTTCGCCGGAGAATCTGGAGGAACTGACGGAACTCCAATATCGGTTGCTGTGCCGCGCCTTTTCGCTGGTCAAGAAGGGCGGTAAAGTGGTATATTCCACGTGTAGCCTTCTCGCTGCGGAAAATGAAGAAGTGGTGGAAAAAGCGCTGCGCGCCTTTCCGGAAATCTCCGAGCGTCCTCTTTCCGCGGATTTCGGGGGAATCGCTTGCGGGAGAGGCGGCGTGCTGACGCCGGAAAATCCTTGGACTGACGGCTTCTATCTCGCCGCGTTCTCGAAATGA
- a CDS encoding zinc metallopeptidase, whose amino-acid sequence MMPMLGLDWTMIILFPAILLAMWAQARVKSAFATYSRVHSHSGLTAREAARRILDSYGLSGVPIRQVAGQLTDHYDPRDRSLSLSEPVYNSTSIAAIGVAAHEVGHAVQHATGYAPLQIRNAVVPLLSLSSSAAMPLFFIGLLSASNMLMNIGILLFVGVLAFHLITLPVEFDASNRALKVLSSNGMMTRDEVGGARKVLNAAAMTYVSATLMAALQLVRLLALRNSRNRD is encoded by the coding sequence ATGATGCCTATGCTGGGTCTTGACTGGACCATGATCATTCTGTTTCCCGCAATCCTGCTGGCGATGTGGGCGCAGGCGCGCGTGAAGAGCGCTTTTGCCACCTATTCTCGAGTCCATTCGCACAGCGGTCTGACGGCCCGTGAAGCGGCGCGCCGGATCCTCGACAGCTACGGATTGTCCGGCGTGCCCATCCGGCAGGTGGCCGGACAGCTCACCGATCACTACGATCCGCGTGACCGCAGTCTGTCTCTTTCGGAGCCCGTTTACAACAGCACGTCCATCGCCGCGATCGGCGTCGCCGCCCATGAAGTGGGGCACGCCGTGCAGCACGCCACGGGCTACGCGCCGCTGCAGATTCGCAACGCCGTGGTGCCGCTGCTGTCGCTGTCGTCGAGTGCCGCCATGCCGCTGTTCTTCATCGGTCTGCTGAGCGCTTCGAACATGCTGATGAACATCGGCATCCTGCTGTTCGTCGGCGTGCTGGCGTTTCATTTGATCACGCTGCCCGTTGAATTCGACGCTTCCAACCGGGCGCTCAAGGTGCTTTCCTCGAACGGCATGATGACTCGGGACGAGGTCGGCGGCGCGCGCAAAGTCCTCAACGCCGCGGCCATGACGTATGTGTCGGCGACGCTGATGGCGGCGCTCCAGCTCGTGCGTCTGCTGGCGCTTCGCAACTCGCGCAACCGTGACTGA
- a CDS encoding helix-turn-helix domain-containing protein, whose translation MKDANTPTSDRKKDEPRSLQELGAELQRLRESKNLTLDDISAATCIRKNFLEDIEAGNFVRFKALVYARGFVRTCTTLIGAPELWNEYRQQLTIDTFGAPQDAPEFIARSGSTGKWHSMMPPSSARAGAANMGLPARGFRHSSARRNGVVLLVLLTVGALGGLWFNWDRIRGEVSKLQREQAYDEMKSREAEQARHNEMQKAEEAAVQREMQARRQTENAGAEPDAEKAPASAEKPAAMPEEMGEAAAKAALTIRASGDCWLRVREGDRDLLVTTVSEGFEQTFPLDRTLSVRFGAGQNVLVSTNGRDFASPGAGVQRFEYRPDGSSLKVRK comes from the coding sequence ATGAAAGACGCGAACACCCCTACGAGCGATCGCAAGAAGGACGAGCCCCGTTCGCTTCAGGAACTGGGAGCCGAGCTGCAGCGCCTGCGCGAAAGCAAAAATCTGACGCTTGACGACATCTCGGCGGCAACCTGCATCAGAAAGAACTTTCTCGAGGACATCGAGGCGGGGAATTTCGTCCGCTTCAAAGCGCTGGTGTACGCCCGCGGTTTCGTGCGCACCTGCACGACGTTGATCGGCGCTCCCGAGTTGTGGAACGAATACCGCCAGCAGCTGACAATCGACACCTTTGGGGCGCCCCAAGACGCGCCGGAATTCATCGCTCGCTCAGGCAGTACGGGAAAGTGGCATTCCATGATGCCGCCTTCGTCGGCGCGGGCCGGCGCCGCGAACATGGGACTGCCGGCCCGCGGTTTCCGGCACAGCTCGGCGCGCCGCAACGGCGTGGTGCTGTTGGTTCTTCTTACCGTGGGAGCTCTTGGCGGACTGTGGTTCAACTGGGACCGCATCCGCGGCGAAGTCTCCAAGCTGCAGCGGGAACAGGCCTACGACGAGATGAAGAGCCGCGAGGCGGAACAGGCGCGCCACAACGAAATGCAGAAGGCCGAGGAAGCGGCGGTGCAGCGCGAAATGCAGGCGCGCCGACAGACAGAAAATGCCGGCGCGGAGCCGGACGCCGAAAAAGCTCCCGCCTCTGCGGAGAAACCTGCCGCCATGCCGGAAGAAATGGGCGAAGCCGCCGCCAAAGCCGCGCTGACGATCCGTGCCAGCGGCGATTGCTGGCTGCGCGTCAGAGAGGGAGACAGAGACCTTCTCGTGACCACGGTGAGCGAAGGCTTTGAGCAGACCTTTCCGCTGGACAGGACGCTGTCCGTCCGTTTCGGCGCCGGGCAGAACGTGCTGGTCTCCACGAACGGTCGGGATTTCGCTTCCCCCGGCGCCGGCGTGCAGCGCTTTGAGTACCGCCCCGACGGCTCGAGCCTGAAAGTGAGAAAATAG
- a CDS encoding DUF6391 domain-containing protein, whose protein sequence is MRFNPLWLMLLFLFLFSGGWILLMPLFLVMILLCGGIFFAGASMRGLAKAPRQIWDVLFDARVRANLTLCHAACNVLRRNGWPELTGSASATGFFIEGIDDENAVYEASVQALARLKNGEKSLRIVAASPLFRVIAMCLLTLFLIVLLAAAGSANAVSVGAAVVLSWFVALYVSPFLQGVALSGNDVTTLQVQGAAFRMRTETAWGGRFSSIERGVEVSTSAENAIEAEIVED, encoded by the coding sequence ATGAGATTTAACCCCTTGTGGCTGATGTTGTTGTTCCTGTTTCTGTTTTCCGGAGGCTGGATTCTGCTGATGCCGCTGTTTTTGGTGATGATTTTGCTCTGCGGCGGGATCTTTTTCGCTGGAGCGTCGATGCGCGGGCTGGCGAAAGCTCCGCGGCAGATCTGGGATGTGCTGTTCGACGCCCGCGTGCGCGCCAATCTGACCCTCTGCCACGCGGCCTGTAACGTGCTCCGTCGGAACGGCTGGCCGGAACTGACCGGCAGCGCCTCGGCAACGGGATTTTTCATCGAAGGCATCGACGACGAAAACGCCGTCTACGAGGCGTCGGTACAGGCGCTGGCGCGTTTGAAAAACGGCGAGAAATCGTTGCGGATCGTCGCCGCGAGCCCGCTGTTCCGCGTCATCGCCATGTGCCTGTTGACTCTGTTCCTGATTGTTTTGCTGGCGGCCGCAGGGAGCGCGAATGCGGTCAGTGTGGGGGCGGCCGTGGTCTTGTCGTGGTTCGTTGCCCTTTACGTCTCCCCTTTTTTGCAGGGAGTCGCGCTGAGCGGCAACGACGTGACGACCCTGCAGGTGCAGGGGGCCGCGTTCCGTATGCGTACGGAGACGGCATGGGGAGGGCGTTTCAGCAGCATCGAACGCGGCGTGGAGGTGTCCACGTCGGCGGAAAACGCCATCGAGGCCGAAATTGTCGAAGATTAG
- the rpe gene encoding ribulose-phosphate 3-epimerase gives MAGSLQLKPFLIAPSILSADPLAVGASIDALKNDFDWLHVDVMDGHFVPNLSYGPAIVKALRRRYPDAVIDVHLMVEPGEDFLDMFLESRPDYLVVHQEACRHLHRALSKIAAAGVRPGVALNPATPVELIKPVLNIADVVLLMSVNPGFGGQSFIPEVTEKAIALCQLREARGLEFLIEMDGGIGAANVAQVRRCGVDVAVMGSAVFGTADPAATVAKMRLLAAGE, from the coding sequence ATGGCAGGATCGCTACAATTGAAGCCGTTTCTGATCGCGCCTTCGATTCTTTCCGCCGATCCTCTGGCGGTCGGCGCCTCCATCGACGCGCTGAAAAACGATTTCGACTGGCTGCACGTGGACGTAATGGACGGCCATTTCGTCCCCAACCTGTCCTACGGTCCGGCGATCGTCAAGGCGCTGCGCCGCCGCTATCCTGACGCCGTCATCGACGTTCACCTGATGGTCGAGCCCGGCGAAGACTTTCTCGACATGTTCCTCGAATCCCGCCCCGATTACCTTGTCGTTCATCAGGAGGCATGCCGTCATTTGCACCGGGCGTTGTCGAAGATCGCCGCCGCCGGCGTTCGTCCCGGCGTGGCGCTCAACCCCGCCACGCCTGTGGAACTGATCAAGCCCGTGCTGAACATCGCCGACGTGGTGCTGCTGATGTCGGTCAATCCGGGTTTTGGCGGCCAGTCTTTCATTCCGGAAGTGACGGAAAAGGCCATTGCCCTGTGTCAGCTGCGCGAAGCCCGCGGGCTGGAGTTCCTGATCGAGATGGACGGCGGCATCGGCGCCGCCAACGTCGCGCAGGTGCGCCGTTGCGGCGTCGACGTGGCCGTGATGGGCAGCGCCGTTTTCGGCACGGCCGACCCGGCGGCGACCGTCGCGAAAATGCGTTTGCTGGCGGCTGGAGAATAG
- the rimO gene encoding 30S ribosomal protein S12 methylthiotransferase RimO — MKNLHIISLGCPKNAVDSEHLGGVLEAAGFRLVGSAEEADVALVNTCGFLQAAVEEGIQVILDLERLKKAGVVRQIAVVGCMLNRYGDELKAEFPTVDFWAKSEDWGALLREMGRGVPAAAESGCLRADLAGTPWTRYLKISEGCNSRCSYCAIPGIRGRLRSVPVEQIVGEARRLVDEGAKELCLVGQELSIYGSDLFGRPSLPRLLDELEKELPRGVWLRLFYLHPSLVDAVFLERVAASPVILPWLDIPIQHVDDDVLRRMNRPPVERHIRELFARGREINPDFAFRTTLMVGFPGETRAQFDKLLDFVEEIGFDRLGAFPYSPEDGTPAASFPDQIPEEEKTARYNELMELQRQVSLTRQAHFVGHELNVLIDEVDEETGERVGRSFRDAPEIDGVVTVTGAGRARPGDMIRVKITASSEYDLSGEAIHE, encoded by the coding sequence TTGAAGAACCTGCACATCATCAGCCTCGGCTGTCCGAAAAACGCCGTCGACAGCGAACATCTCGGCGGCGTCCTCGAGGCGGCGGGATTCCGTCTCGTCGGCAGCGCCGAGGAAGCCGACGTCGCTTTGGTCAACACCTGCGGCTTTCTGCAGGCGGCCGTGGAAGAGGGCATCCAGGTCATCCTCGATCTCGAACGGTTGAAAAAAGCCGGCGTCGTCAGGCAGATCGCCGTCGTCGGCTGTATGCTGAACCGCTACGGCGACGAACTGAAAGCCGAGTTCCCGACGGTGGATTTCTGGGCGAAGTCGGAGGACTGGGGCGCGCTGCTGCGAGAGATGGGGCGCGGCGTTCCGGCCGCGGCGGAATCCGGCTGCCTGCGCGCCGACCTGGCGGGCACGCCCTGGACGCGCTATCTGAAAATCAGCGAAGGCTGCAACAGCCGCTGTTCCTACTGCGCCATTCCCGGCATCCGCGGCCGCCTGCGCAGCGTGCCGGTGGAACAGATCGTCGGCGAAGCGCGGCGCCTCGTCGATGAAGGCGCGAAAGAGCTGTGCCTCGTCGGCCAGGAACTGAGCATTTACGGTTCCGATCTGTTCGGCCGCCCCTCGCTGCCGCGCCTGCTCGACGAGCTGGAGAAGGAGCTGCCGCGCGGCGTCTGGCTGCGCCTGTTCTATCTGCATCCCTCGCTGGTCGACGCGGTTTTTCTCGAGCGCGTCGCCGCCAGCCCCGTGATTCTGCCGTGGCTCGACATCCCCATCCAGCACGTCGACGACGACGTGCTGCGGCGCATGAACCGCCCGCCGGTGGAGCGCCATATCCGCGAGCTGTTCGCAAGAGGGCGCGAGATCAATCCCGATTTCGCCTTCCGCACCACGCTGATGGTGGGATTTCCCGGCGAGACGCGGGCGCAGTTCGACAAGCTGCTCGACTTCGTCGAGGAGATCGGCTTCGACCGCCTCGGCGCGTTCCCCTATTCGCCCGAGGACGGCACGCCGGCGGCGTCGTTTCCCGATCAGATTCCCGAGGAAGAGAAGACGGCGCGCTACAACGAGCTGATGGAGCTGCAGCGGCAGGTTTCGCTGACGCGGCAGGCGCATTTCGTCGGGCATGAGCTGAACGTGCTGATCGACGAGGTCGATGAGGAAACGGGCGAGCGCGTCGGCCGCTCGTTCCGCGACGCGCCGGAGATCGACGGCGTCGTCACGGTGACGGGAGCGGGGCGCGCCCGGCCGGGCGACATGATCAGGGTGAAGATCACCGCTTCGTCGGAATATGATTTGTCGGGAGAGGCGATTCATGAATAA